A single genomic interval of Camelina sativa cultivar DH55 chromosome 11, Cs, whole genome shotgun sequence harbors:
- the LOC104725651 gene encoding conserved oligomeric Golgi complex subunit 7-like, whose amino-acid sequence MRNCLSAVGEVAEFANVRKQLEVLEDRLEKMVQPRLTDALTYHKVDVVQDLRGILIRIGRFKSMELQYSEVRLKPIKQLWEDFDTKQRTNKLANERSESQRLSSGDEFQLTSSQTSFASWLPSFYDEMLLYLEQEWKWCMVAFPDDYMTLVPKLLVETMRVLGASFVSRVNLATGDAVPETKALAKGVMDLLSGDLPKGINIQTKHLEALIELHNVTGSFARNIQHLFAESELRVLIDTLKAVYSPFESFKQKYGKMERAILSSEIAVVDLRGAVTRGVGAQGIELSETVRRMEESIPQVVVLLEAAVERCIGFTGGSEADELILALDDIMLQYISMLQETLKSLRVVCGVDGTGDGVGSKKEASAEKRESSRKMDLTSNEEWSIVQGALQILTVADCLTSRSSVFEASLRATLARLNSSLSISLYGTNLDQNLSHLKSEQTAGDLSMAGRASLDVAAIRLVDVPEKAHKLLNLLEQSKDPRFHALPLASQRVAAFADTVNELVYDVLISKVRQRLGEVSRLPIWSSVEEQTAFSLPNFSSYPQSYVTSVGEYLLTLPQQLEPLAEGISTNGDSNNEDAQFFATEWMFKVAEGATALYMDQLRGIQYISDRGAQQLSVDIEYLSNVLSALSMPVPPVLATFQTCLATPRDELKDVMKSEAGSELDFHTANLVCKMRRISFD is encoded by the exons ATGAGAAATTGTTTATCTGCCGTTGGAGAG GTTGCAGAATTTGCTAATGTTAGAAAGCAACTAGAGGTCTTGGAAGACAGGCTGGAAAAAATGGTGCAGCCACGTCTTACCGATGCATTAACATATCACAAG GTTGATGTCGTTCAAGATTTGCGAGGAATTCTAATCCGGATTGGGAGATTCAAGTCTATGGAATTGCAATATTCAGAAGTCCGTCTAAAGCCAATTAAGCAACTCTGGGAAGATTTTGACACAAAGCAAAGGACCAACAAGCTTGCCAATGAGAGAAGTGAAAGTCAAAGGTTGTCTAGCGGTGATGAGTTTCAATTGACATCATCTCAGACATCATTTGCCAGTTGGCTGCCAAGCTTTTACGACGAAATGCTACTCTATCTTGAGCAGGAGTGGAAATG GTGTATGGTTGCCTTCCCTGATGACTACATGACTCTCGTCCCAAAGCTGTTGGTTGAGACCATGAGGGTACTGGGGGCTAGTTTTGTTTCTCGTGTTAACCTTGCAACAGGAGATGCTGTTCCTGAAACGAAAGCACTTGCCAAAG GTGTGATGGATCTATTATCTGGAGACTTGCCCAAGGGTATTAATATTCAGACTAAACATCTTGAGGCTCTGATTGAGCTGCACAACGTAACTGGTTCCTTTGCAAGAAATATACAGCACCTGTTTGCCGAATCTGAACTTAGGGTCTTAATAGATACGCTGAAGGCCGTTTACTCACCCTTTGAATCGTTTAAGCAAAA ATATGGGAAGATGGAACGTGCTATTCTATCCTCTGAAATTGCAGTGGTGGATCTTAGAGGAGCTGTTACTCGTGGTGTTGGGGCTCAAGGAATCGAACTCAGCGAAACAGTACGTAGGATGGAAGAGTCTATTCCCcaagttgttgttcttcttgaaGCTGCGGTTGAAAGGTGTATCGGCTTCACTGGCGGCTCAGAGGCAGACGAGCTGATACTTGCGTTAGATGACATAATGTTGCAATATATCTCAATGCTTCAAGAAACACTCAAATCTTTGAGAGTTGTGTGTGGAGTGGATGGTACAGGTGATGGAGTTGGCTCAAAGAAAGAGGCAAGTGCAGAGAAAAGGGAGAGCTCTCGCAAGATGGATTTGACTTCAAATGAGGAATGGTCCATTGTCCAGGGAGCATTACAAATTCTTACTGTTGCTGATTGTCTCACGAGCAGGTCTTCTGTCTTTGAAGCCTCTTTGAGAGCCACTCTAGCTAGATTAAACTCCAGCTTGTCTATTTCATTATATGGCACAAATTTGGATCAAAACCTATCACATTTGAAAAGTGAACAAACTGCTGGAGATTTGTCTATGGCTGGACGAGCTTCCCTGGATGTGGCAGCTATTCGGTTGGTTGATGTTCCGGAGAAGGCTCACAAACTGTTAAACCTGTTGGAGCAG TCTAAAGATCCACGGTTCCACGCCCTGCCTTTGGCATCTCAGAGAGTTGCTGCATTTGCCGACACAGTCAACGAACTTGTGTATGATGTCCTTATATCAAAAGTCAGGCAACGCCTGGGGGAAGTATCTCGTCTACCAATCTGGTCTTCTGTCGAGGAACAAACTGCATTTTCTCTACCAAACTTCAGCTCATACCCTCAGTCTTATGTTACAAGTGTAGGAGAATATCTTCTTACTTTGCCTCAGCAGCTTGAGCCTCTAGCTGAAGGAATCTCAACCAATGGTGACTCAAACAACGAGGATGCCCAATTCTTTGCAACGGAGTGGATGTTCAAG gtagCAGAAGGCGCAACCGCACTGTACATGGACCAACTGAGAGGAATCCAATACATTTCAGACCGCGGAGCACAACAGCTCTCTGTAGATATAGAGTACTTGAGCAATGTGCTTTCGGCTCTGTCCATGCCAGTTCCGCCAGTTCTTGCAACTTTCCAGACGTGTTTGGCTACACCGAGAGATGAGCTCAAAGATGTGATGAAATCAGAAGCTGGTAGTGAACTCGATTTCCATACAGCTAATCTTGTTTGTAAGATGCGTCGTATCAGTTTCGATTAG